ATTGAAAAGAAAAAAGAGAGATATATCGCTAATCCGCCCATTGTCGGCATTACTTTTGTATTAACTCTCCGTTTGTCCGGTGCATCAGTCGCCCCTACTTTAAAGGCTATTTTTCTTATAATAGGCGTAATAAATAGCGAAATAATGATTGTAAAAATTCCCATCATTAATACTCGAAACATATCATACATTTGAAATCCTCATTTCCATAAATTTTGCATGTTGGAATCTTAGATATCTTATCATAATTCGTACACAAAATACATTTGAAAAAGATAAACATGCTTTATCTAATGGATTGATTAGAGAAACCCTTAAGATAAAAACCGCTATTTAATCAGCCTTTAAGATAACCGTCCCACCTTCGCTTCTAGCGGGGATTTCTATCGTTAGTGTTCCTTCTGAGGCATTATAATGAGTATTTTCTGAATAAAGGTCTGAGTAGCTTGCTTCTGAAACCGGTATGGTCACTGTTGTCGGCTCATCTAAAATATTGAGTCCCACCATTACTTCTTGCCCCTCATAGTTACGACTGAAAATAACGAAGCCTTCCTTGTTTGACCCCGCAACTGTACGGCGGTCTCCTTTTGAAAAAATAAGACTATTATTTTTACGTATATTCAGTAATTTCTGATAATGTGCATGCATATCTGAACTGGCAACTGCATCCCAATCGAAATCATAGCGGTTTTCGTTGTATTCGCCCTTATCCATATTACTAGCAGTTGCTCCCGTTTGTCCCAACTCTTCCCCATAATAAATAACGGGCTGACCTTTCGCGGTAATCAAAAGAGAAGCCGCGACTTTTTGTTTGCCCCTGTCGCCACCTGCCTGTCGATACAAGAACCCATCTTCATCATGACTGGATAAGAACTGCCCCAACGTTGCATCACTCGTTAATTGCTCATTACGAGTAATAAGTTTATCATTTGCACCCATCACATCCCAGTTTACGAAGCTACCGGCAATATTTTTGAAATCAAAATCCAGCAAACTGTCCATTTCTCCGTCATATAAATATCCGCCCGTATTCGTAATCGAGGCGCCGTAGTGTTCTCCAATCAACTTAAATGATGGTTGTTCTTTAATAATTGCATTTTTGAATGCTTTCCAGGTAGTATCTTCAACGTGCTTAACTGTGTCTACGCGGAAGAAATCAATAGTATCGCCGCGTTCAGTGCGACTTTCTGCAATCCAAGCCGTTTGCCACGCGATTAATTGGTCGCGCACCTCAGCTTCTTCTGTTTTGAAGTCAGGTAGACCAGCCAATTCTCCTAGAACTTGATGGTTCGGAACCGGTTCATCCCGCAACATCCCTTCGAAAACAGATCCTTCTTCATCCATACCATAACCGGAATGATTCAGTACTACATCCACCATCACCTTAATTCCGTGGTCATGAGCGGTATCAATTAGTTCTTTAAATGTTTCCAAATCACCCAAGTGTTCATCGATCTTCGTAAAGTCTTTGGCCCAATAACCGTGATATCCGTACTGATTACTATTTTGCTGCTCACGCATGTTCCATTCGATGTTATCAACAATCGGTGTAATCCAAAGGGTATTAATCCCCAACTCTTCTAAATACGGCATTTTTTCGATTAAACCGCGGAAATCGCCACCGTGATAGGTTTCCAGATGGCTCGTATCGTAGTTTTCATTGTTAGGGTCGTCATTGGTTTTATCACCGTTATAGAAACGGTCGGTCAATGTAAAATAGATGCGCGCCTCATCCCATCCAAAAGCTAGGGATTCACTTTTTTCGTCCGGCTCGGTTAACTGAATCACTTCTTCATACGTTTCTATTCCATCAGCGGTCTGAACGGAGACGGTAATCGTTTTATCACCTATCTCCAAATCATCAGCGATTGTGACACTTAGTTCATTCAGTAAGGGATCAAACGTCATCTCAGACGGCACCCCTAATTCTTTGGCATCCACTGTTACTTGGGAAATTCCTTCACTAAAATATAGTTCTTCGTCAATCGACACAACAACACTGTCATGAACAGATGGATTTTCTGGAAATGTCGTTATAGGGTCATTCGCTTCCGGACTACAAGCACCGAGACCGAATGTCAGTAAGGGTAAGAAATATTTTATCGCACGCATTCTCTTTATCCTCTCTTTCGTGTAAGCGGTTTTATTTTCTTATAACATAGCATGACCCCTTTTTTTATACAATTTGTTACCGATAACACGTTTCAAAAATACTAAGAAAAGAGGCTGGGACAAAACCTAGCTAAAAAGCAGCCCGGAAGTTTTTCTTCCGGGCTGCTTTGTTATTGGTATAAAAAAAGAAAGCCACCTAGTATAATGTAAATAACGACAAATACATTCAGGAGGGGCTTTCTTATGTATAAAAAATATAACACAAACCAAACCACTTTACCATTGGAATTATCCGCTTTGCTTCCCCAAGACCATCTTGTTTTTGTTATCGATGAATTTATTGAATCGTTAGATTGGTCTGCCTATCCTTTATTCGAGGCTTCCGAAGGAAGGCCTGCTTATCACCCGCGTTTGCTTATCAAGGCTTTGTTATTCGCCTACTCGGAAGGTATCTTCTCGGGACGGAAAATGGAAAAGATGATGTTGGAGAACATCGCTATGATGTGGTTGGTAAGCCAAGAAACGATTTCCTACCGTACAATCAACCGGTTTCGGTCATCACTGTTTTGCCAAAATCTGTTACCGGAATTGTTTGCGGAATTTGCAGCGAAACTGAAGACAGAAAATATGGTCACGATGGAAACCCTCTTCGTTGATGGCACGAAAATTGAAGCAAACGCCAATAAGTTTTCTTTTGTCTGGAAAAAGGCCATTGAGAGATACAAAGCTTCCCTTAAAGAAAAGGCGATGCAGTACTTTAAGGAAGAAATTCAACCATTGGTTGACCAAGCCATGCAGATTGATGATTCTGATGAACTGTCCACCGCTGAGTTGGAAGAAATTGCCACTATCATTGAGCAAGAAATTCAGGACCTGTCTAGTGACATCGAGGCGAATCCAGTTAAAGGGAAAAACCCTAAAAAGCAAAGACGACGGACGCTAAAGAAACACTTGCGTAAATTGGTCAATGACTTTATTCCACGTAAGAAAAAATATGCGGCGTATGAAGAAGTTTTGGAGGATCGGAACAGCTTCTCAAAAACGGATACCGACGCTACGTTTATGCGAATGAAAGATGACTATATGCAAAATGGACAACTTAAGGCAGGATACAATATTCAAATTGGTACTGAAAACCAATTCGCTTTGGCCGTCGGGATATTTCCAAATCCTACGGATACGCGGACACTCATCCCTTTTGTAGATTCCTTGACTATTTTACCGAAGACCATTGTAGCTGATGCTGGATATGGCAGTGAGGAAAACCTGGATTACTTGGACCAAATTGGTGTGGAACACCTTATCAAATATAATGCGTTTGATAAAGAACAAAAGCATAGCTATAAATCATCAGATAAAAATAGAAAAAATTGGGAATATGTGACGGAAGAAAATTATTTTGTCCATCCGGATGGCACGAAATATTATTTCAGCCATATCAGCCGCAAGAAGAACACGAGTGGTTTCGTTCAGGTAATCCATGTCTATAAACCGACTAATCCGGAAGAAGCCCCCCAAAAATCATTTAACTATAATTGGCACTATGAGGAATTAAAAGAACAAGAAACGAGTAAGCTTTTATCGCCCGAAGGGTCTCGGGTTTTTGCACAACGCAAAATCGATGTTGAGCCTGTTTTTGGCCAGATAAAGGCTAATTTGGGTTTCACTCGATTCCATTTACGTGGAAAAGAAAAGGTAAAAGTTGATATTGAATTGGCCTTGATGGCCAATAACTTGAGAAAATATAATCTAAGGAAGGCTAGTTAACAGAATTACGCGACTTTTTAATACAAAACCAAAAAGATGATTGAGTTTTTTGAACTCATTCATCTTTTTGGTTAGCTGAGATATTTTGTCCCAGCCTCCTTTTTTCTTTAGCTGTAGTCATTACTTCTCAGATGCCTATTATCATAGGTGATGCCCGAATCGCTCTGATAATATTCTGGGACCATCTCACTTTGGCAATTTTGGCAGCTGAAGCGTGGGGGATCCAACGGATCGCCTCCGTCCAACCAATCAAATTCATCGACTATCTCGCGAGGGATTTCCTCGACAGCCTTACATTGAAGACAGATATAGGTCACGTTCTCGTTTAAGGCTTCTTTGTCGAAGCTCTTCCCAGTCGAACCTGAGGTTTTCAAAAACTTCCGCTTGAGCTTTTTCTTGCTGATGTTGGTGTTTTTCCGACTCAATCCGTTCAATCTCCTCTCGCAGGTATCTTCGTGCATCCCGATCGTTCGCATATAGGATGGCCAGATGACCATTTTTGGACACAACCGTCCCCTTGAATTCGTAGAAGTTGCCGCAATGTGGACATTTCAAGGGGTCAACCCCGAATGTTTCGGTTATCCGTTCCCGCCATTTTTTCGGTTGGGTCATCTTCCGGGCACTGATGAGTAGCTTCTCCATTTTTTCTTGAAGATGACGGACAATTTTTTGAACAACCGTCTTGATCCTTCTGCTATAGAGACCATAATGGCGGATTGTCTTGAAATCTTTATCGGGAATATGCCGGATAAGGGAAAGGATGAATTCTTTCCCAACCATTATTTTTACCGCTTCTTTATTTGTGCGCTTGTCATGGTAGCGGAACAGGACGGTATCCCCGTCATAGTAGATGATCCGCTTGAGGGCAATCGGTCCCCGCTTCATGTAACGGCTAATGTATTGCAAGAGCGCCTTGACATTGGTTCGGCTACGTTTCGGGGCATTCACGTAGAAGCCTTCGGCATTCTTTGTGTAGGCCTTCTGCAGCAGGGGCTGGGCCTCCTTCTTCTCTTCCGGTGTCAGCGTCCGTCGCAATAGCTTCAGTACCGCATTTTGCCAATGGACACGAAGCAACTTATACGGGATATAGTCGTAGTTCTGCCATTCCCCGCCATCACTTAACCCGCCCATGGTCACAATCATGTGGACATGCGGATTGAACTCCAGCTGAGACCCGAATGTATGCAATCCGGCAATGATACCCGGTGTTATACGCTTTTTCCGGAAATACATTTGCACGACATTGGCGGCCTCGTCCATCAATCCCTTTAGTAATTCCTTGCGATGGAGGAGGAACAACTTGCGCAACCCCTCATCAATCGTGAATACGATGTGCCGATGGATCGTGTGGTACATGTCTTCCGAAACCATCTCGCTCCAACGTTGACTCTCCCCAACCGCACAGGTTGGGCAAAACTTCCCCTTGCAGCGAATCGGGACATGCTTCACATCATGACACCCTTCGCAAACAAACAACCGAAACCCTTTCTTGATATCTCCACAATATCGAAACTTTTCTACTTCGGCTAATGCCACCGGGCGAATCCTCTTCCCATACATTTTTACAAGGGAATCCCAGTGGTCTTCCTTATCAAAGAAAATGGCGTGAAGAATATTCTTTTTCATATCTCTATTTTACCCTCTGTGGAACAAAAGGCAAATGCGTGGAACTACCGACAATACAGGATTCTGTTAGCACAAAAACTTATAGAACCCTTTACTATAAAAAAAGCGACCGGGTTTCCCCAATCGCTTCTACTTTAATTATTGAATTACATCATGCCGCCCATACCTGGGTCTTGTGGCATCATTTGTTCTGGAGCAGGCTTGTCAGCAACAACACCTTCAGTTGAAAGGATTAGTCCTGCAACACTTGCTGCGTTTTGTAGAGCTGAACGGACAACTTTAGCTGGGTCTACAATTCCAGCTTCAATCATGTTTACCCACTCATCAGTTGCAGCGTTGTAACCAATGCCGATTTCTTCTGTCTTAATGCGTGCCGCAATAACAGAACCTTCCATTCCAGCATTTTCTGCGATTTGACGAACTGGTTCTTCCAATGCGCGTGCAACAATACGTGCTCCTGTTGCTTCGTCGCCTTTTAAGTCAAGTCCTTGTACACGGGCTTGTACGTTAACTAACGCTGTACCACCACCGGATACAATACCTTCTTCAACTGCCGCACGTGTCGCGTTTAATGCATCTTCGATACGTAGTTTACGCTCTTTCAATTCTGTTTCAGTAGCGGCACCAACTTTGATTACCCCTACACCACCTGCTAATTTAGCCAAGCGCTCTTGTAATTTTTCACGATCAAAATCAGAAGTTGTTTCTGCAGCTTGTGCACGAATAACCGCTACACGTTGCTCGATTACTTCTTTCTCGCCAGCACCTTCTACAATTGTTGTGCTGTCTTTCGTTACAACAACTTTTCCAGCGCGACCTAAATGTTCAATAGATGCATCTTTCAGCTCTAAACCTAAATCTTCTGCGATTACTGTTCCGCCTGTTAGTACTGCGATATCTTGTAACATTTCTTTACGACGGTCCCCAAATCCAGGTGCTTTCACTGCCGCAACGTTAAATGTTCCACGAAGTTTGTTCAATACCAATGTTGGTAATGCTTCTCCATCGACATCATCCGCAATAATTAATAATGGACGGCCTTCTTTCAAAATTTGCTCCAATAAAGGTAGTAAATCTTGAATGTTAGAGATTTTACGATCTGTAATCAGAACGTATGGCATTTCTAGGTTTACTTCCATCTTATCGTTATCAGTTACCATATATTGTGATAAGTAACCACGATCAAATTGCATACCTTCAACAACATCTAGTTCTGTTTCAATACCTTTAGACTCTTCGATTGTGATAACGCCGTCGTTACCAACTTTTTCCATTGCTTCTGCAATAAGTGCTCCGACTTCTTCAGAACCAGATGATACTGCTGCAACTTGTGCGATTGATTCTTTAGAATCTACAATTTGAGAAATCTCAGCTAAGCCAGCAATTGCTTCTTTCGCCGCGATTTCAATCCCGCGACGAACGCCAACTGGGTTTGCGCCAGCAGTAACGTTTTTCAAGCCTTCGCGAACAATTGCTTGTGTCAATACAGTTGCTGTTGTTGTTCCGTCACCCGCAATGTCATTTGTTTTAGAAGCAACTTCAGATACAAGTTTTGCTCCCATGTTTTCGAAATGGTCTTCTAGTTCGATTTCTTTAGCGATCGTTACGCCATCGTTGGTAATTAAAGGAGAACCGTATGCTCTTTCTAAAACAACGTTACGGCCTTTCGGTCCTAATGTTACTTTAACTGTGTTCGCTAACATGTCTACCCCACGTAATAGGGCTGCACGTGCGTCTTCAGAAAATTTAATATCTTTAGCCATTCTAAATTCACCTCATACTTATTATTGTAAAAATTATTCTACGATTGCTACGATATCGGATTCTTTTACTACTAAGTAATCTGTACCATCGTACTTAATTTCAGTCCCTGCATATTTCTCGAACAATACATGGTCACCGATTTTAACTGTCATTTCAACTTTTGTTCCGTTGTCCGTTACAAGACCGTTACCTGTTGCGATAACGACACCCGTTTGCGATTTTTCTTTAGCGGAAGATGGCAACACAAAGCCTCCTGCAGTTTTTTCCTCTTCTTTGGCAACATCAATAATGACGCGATTACCTAATGGTTTTAACACAAGTATCCCTCCACAAATTAATTTATTCTTTATTAGCACTCATCTATCCAGAGTGCTAACTTACTTTTCTATCATAATCAAACTTTTTTGATAATGCAAGCAAATTCACTAATTTTTTTCATTCTTGTGATATACTCTCACTTAGGACAATTATAACAAACAAGAAAGGTTTAGATACATGAAAAGAAAAATGACAACATCCACGCGTATCATTTTCGTATACCTAGCAGCTCAACTCTTGCCTGTTCCGCTTACGTTCCTATTTCCGGCAGAGAAACAAATCGCGATGAGTTTAACCTTGGCCATTATTTTTGCCTTTCTAGGAACTATTACGATGATCGTTATTAACTATAAAGAAAAATGGACGCCTGAAGCGCCAATTATTAAAGCATCATCTGCTCCAATTCCTAAAGTTTTACTTTGGGGTGTGTTAGGCTTCATAGCTGCGATTCTCATTCAAATTGTAGCCTCACTAATCGAACAATATCTTTTTGGTGTACCGATTGAGTCTGCGAATACCGAAAACTTAAGAGAAATGACAAAAGCTTATCCTTTACTCATTTTTATGATTACTGTATTTGCACCTGTAATGGAAGAATTTGTTTTCCGTAAAGCTATTTTTACTCAATTGAACATGTCACGTGTTGGTCTTTATGGATCAGCTGTAATCAGTGCTTTGCTGTTTGCTTTCATCCATTTCGATGGTCACTACCTTCTTTATGGTAGTTTGGGATTGTGGTTCTCTTATTTATACTATAAGACAAACAACATTTTTACACCGATGTTGGCTCATGGTTTAATGAATGCTTTTGCTTCACTCCCAATTTATTTCCCTGAATTATTCCAATAAGTGTTGTAAAAAGAAAGGATTTCTATGAATTTAAAAAATATCGTTCTTCAAATCGTTATGAAATTTGCATTTGCTGGTCTTTTTATTTATTTCGCAGTGGATAGCATTAATGTATCCGGTTGGGGATTCCTAACGTGGATTAGTATCTTTTTCGCAACGAATAACATTGTTACAGCGATTCAAATGTTAGTAATGTATTTCAAGATAAAAGATAAAGTGAATAAATAAAAAAATCCCGCACTCTTCAATTTGAAGGACGCGGGATTTTTTATTTTATGCTTAACTGATGTTGTTATCTAAGAAATAAATCAAGGTCTGAAGTTCGTTCGTCAGGTCAACGTTTTGAACGCGGACATTTTCTGGAACAGATAGACGAATTGGTGTAAAGTTCATAATTCCCCGAATTCCTGCTTCCACTAGATTATTAGCAGCTTTTTGTGCTACTTCTTGCGGAACAGTCAAAATGACAACGTCAATTTGTTGAATACGCAGTTGTTCAATCATTTCCCCCATTGGATAGACCGGAACCCCACTGACAATTGTCCCAACGATATCTTCATTTACATCAAAGGCAGCGCTGATCCGTACATTATTACTTAAATGGAAGTTATAGTTTAGTAACGCATGTCCCAAGTTACCAACTCCGATTAATGCAACGTTGGTCAAACGATCTTGGTTCAATGTTTTACTGAAGAATTCCAATAAGTATTCGACATCATAACCATAGCCTCTTTTCCCAAGAGCACCAAAGTATGAAAAATCTCTACGGATAGTTGCACTATCAACCTTTACGGCCTCGCTCAATTCTGTTGAGGAGATTCTCGTTTTTCCGGCATCGTGCAAATAGCGTAAGTAACGGTGATAGATAGGAAGACGACGGGCAGTAGCTTTTGGAATTTCATTATTAGCTGGCATAGTTTCTCTCGCTTTCTTCAAATTTATGTATGTAAAATTATCTATTATAAACGTTTTGTGCTCATCAATACATAGTGCAATTATAGCATGCACTCGTGAAAAATCTAGTATTTTGTTTTAATTTGTACTTTTTTGTGAAGGGTATCTCAACTTGAACTTTGTTGTTATCGCTTTTATAAAAAAAATGGTGCACGTTTCACAAAGGTTAGACCGTTTTCATCATCCTTTCTTTTGGATGCGCCCAGAACGAAAAAACTATGATAAAATGATTATGCATATAATAGAAAGTTGAGGAACGACTGAATGATACTCTTACAAGGACAAAATCTAGCCCGTTATTTCGGTCCGACCGTTTTATTTGAGAATATTCAAATTACGATCCAGGACAATGAGCGCATTGCACTCGTGGGACGAAATGGTGCAGGGAAATCAACATTACTAAAAATATTGGCCGGTATTGAACCGACAGATGCAGGGACTGTTGCGAAGAAAAAAGAAGTGACCATTGGTTATCTTGACCAACACAGTGCTGTCGATTCCACTAAAACAATCTGGGACGAAATGCTGACGGTCTTTGCACCTGTCATTTTATTAATGAAACAAGCAGAACAGGCTGCTACGCGTTTGGCGGACGAAGCTGTCATTAATGACCCCGATGCCATGGAAGCAGCTTTAAAATTATACGACACATTGCAACAAGAAATCCACAAGCAAGATGCATACGGGTATGAATCTGAAATCCGTTCGGTTTTACATGGATTTAAGTTTTACGAAGAAGACTTGGATCGTCCTATTTCCCAGCTCTCCGGCGGTCAAAAAACGCGTTTGGCGATGGCAAAAATTCTATTGGAAAAGAATGACCTGTTGATTTTGGATGAGCCGACGAACCATTTGGACATTGATACATTGGCTTGGTTGGAGAATTACTTGCTTGGTTACCGCGGAACGCTTTTAGTCGTTTCCCATGACCGGTATTTCTTGGATAAAATTGCAACAAACGTTTATGAAATCAGTCGCAATAAAATCCACCATTATAAAGGGAACTATTCTTGGTTTTTACAAGAAAAAGCGGCTCGTTTAGAACAAGAAATGAAGCAATATGAGAAACAACAAGAAGAAATTGCCAAACTGGAGGATTATGTTGCACGAAACATCGTGCGTGCATCTACTACTAAAATGGCCCAAAGCCGACGGAAACGATTGGAAAAAATGGACCGTATGGATAAACCTATGGGCGATGAACGTTCCGTACGCTTTGCTTTTGACATTAAGCGTGAGAGCGGCAATGTGGTGATGGGCGTTGAGAATGCTGCTGTTGGTTACAATGGCGAAGTTTTGGCAAAACCCATCAATCTAGATTTGCGCAAACAACAGGCAATTGGTATTGTCGGCCCAAACGGAATCGGAAAATCAACTTTATTGAAATCCATTATTGATCAAATTCCTTTTATTGAGGGTGGCGTAAAATTCGGAACGAACGTTGACCTGGGTTACTATGACCAAGAACTATCGAAGTTGTCTAAAAATAAAACAGTTTTGGCGGAAATTTGGGACTTGCACCCTACTATGAATGAAAAAGATGTTCGCAGCATTTTGGGTAGTTTTCTCTTTACCGGAAATGACGTTGAAAAAACCATCAGTTCACTCAGCGGTGGCGAGAAAGCGCGACTTGCCCTTTGTAAGTTAGCACTGGAACGGAATAACTTATTAATGTTGGATGAACCAACGAACCACTTGGATATCGACAGTAAAGAAGTCTTGGAAAATGCTTTGATTGATTATGATGGAACGTTAGTGTTCGTATCGCATGACCGTTATTTCATTAACCGTATTGCAACCAGCATCTTAGAACTATCGGCCGATGGAAGTAAACTCTACATCGGGGATTACGATTACTATATCGAAAAGAAACAAGAAGAAGCGGAGTTGCTTGCGCTCCTTGCTGAAGAACAAGAGGAACAACTGACTGATGAAGTCGCTCCTCCTGTAAAGTCGACTTACCATGCGAGCAAAGAAAAAGCGAAATTAGAACGTAAACTATCTCGTGAAATCACTTCTCTAGAAGAAAAGTTGGAGGAAATTGAAAGTAAAATCGAAGAGATTGAAACCCAACTGACTTTACCCGAAGTTTTCGGAGATCACGAAAAAGTTCAAGAATATAATGACGACCTCCTTACTCTGCAAGACCAACAAGACGTCTGTATGCACGAATGGGAAGCTAAGAATTTAGAACTGGAAGGGTTAGAATAACTTTTCTACATAAACCGAGGCCTGTGCCTCGGTTTTTTTGTGTCGTGTTGTCGATTGGAACATTTTGGAGTTGTAAGTTGAGTAAAACGTTCCAATAAATAGTTATTGGAACATTTGGTCACTTTATTTTCGTTCAAACGTTCCAATCAGTGTAGATTGGAACATATCTCTCTTTATTTCCGATTAAAACGTTCCAATTACTGATGACAAAAAAACATCTAGTCCGTATCTCACAGACTAGATGTTTTTTATTTTTCGAGCATGAGGCCCGGTCTTGCATTCAGACTCAGACTTGCGAAGTCTTGTGCTTTATATTGCGTATAGGCAGCAGCACCAATCATTGCTGCATTATCACCGCATAAATAAAGTGGTGGAATAATTAATTCAACATCAGGGAGTTCACTGGCAACTGCATCTGTCAATGCCTGGCGAAGTCCTTTATTAGCAGCAACGCCTCCTGCCAACAACAATTGCTTGATTCCTTTTTCTTTCGCAGCACGAATGGTTTTCGCGACCAGCACATCGACAACAGCTGCTTGGAAACTTGCTGCTACGTTTTCAGGATCCAAATCGTCACCTTTTTGACGTGCATTATGAATTGCATTGATAACGGCACTCTTCAGACCACTGAAGCTGAAATCAAAGTTGTCTTCATTTATCATTGCCCGTGGGAAGTTGTAAGTATCTTTCCCTTTATGAGCCATTTCATCCAACACTTTCCCACCAGGATACGGTAGTCCCAACACGCGCCCGATTTTATCATAGGCTTCTCCCGCGGCATCGTCTCGTGTTTCACCCACGATTTCGAACTCGCCGTCAGCTGGCATGTAAACTAATTCCGTATGTCCACCGCTCACAACTAATGCCAAGAGTGGAAAATGAATCGGTCCTAATAATTGGTTGGCATAGATATGTCCTGCGATATGATTCGTCGCAATTAATGGCTTATTGTGTGCATAGGCCAATGCCTTTGCCGCACTTACACCAATAAGTAATGATCCCACCAAGCCCGGACCTTCCGTTACTGAAACAGCAGCAACATCTGCCATTTCAATTCCGGCCGTTTCGAGTGCGGCCTCAATAATTTGTGTTATTTGTTCCACATGATGGCGGCTCGCCACTTCGGGAACAACTCCGCCAAAGCGCATATGACTTTTAATTTGTGATGCGACGATATTCGAAAGAACCTCTGAACCATTTTTGATTACAGCCGCACTCGTTTCGTCGCAACTGCTTTCGATTGCTAAAATTAATGTCTCGTTCACGCACTCACTCCTTTCCTAAAGTCAGTTGGAAAATATAAGCATCTTCCACCGGTTGTTCATAATAATTTTTACGTATATCTATTTCGATAAAACCATACTTTTTATAAAGCGCGATTGCAGCTTCGTTGGACACTCGGACTTCGAGGATGAAATTTTCAACACCCTTCTCTTTGCCATACGCCAACAAGCCTTGCAGTAATTTTTCACCAATTCCCTGTCTTTTATGAGAAGATAAAACGGCGAAATTGTTAATGGCCAAAGTCTCAAACATTAAGCTACAGCCGATAAAACCAACTAACGTATCAGCTTCTTCATAACCTAAGTAGACATTATAGAT
This genomic interval from Jeotgalibaca porci contains the following:
- a CDS encoding YdiK family protein; this encodes MNLKNIVLQIVMKFAFAGLFIYFAVDSINVSGWGFLTWISIFFATNNIVTAIQMLVMYFKIKDKVNK
- a CDS encoding ABC-F family ATP-binding cassette domain-containing protein — protein: MILLQGQNLARYFGPTVLFENIQITIQDNERIALVGRNGAGKSTLLKILAGIEPTDAGTVAKKKEVTIGYLDQHSAVDSTKTIWDEMLTVFAPVILLMKQAEQAATRLADEAVINDPDAMEAALKLYDTLQQEIHKQDAYGYESEIRSVLHGFKFYEEDLDRPISQLSGGQKTRLAMAKILLEKNDLLILDEPTNHLDIDTLAWLENYLLGYRGTLLVVSHDRYFLDKIATNVYEISRNKIHHYKGNYSWFLQEKAARLEQEMKQYEKQQEEIAKLEDYVARNIVRASTTKMAQSRRKRLEKMDRMDKPMGDERSVRFAFDIKRESGNVVMGVENAAVGYNGEVLAKPINLDLRKQQAIGIVGPNGIGKSTLLKSIIDQIPFIEGGVKFGTNVDLGYYDQELSKLSKNKTVLAEIWDLHPTMNEKDVRSILGSFLFTGNDVEKTISSLSGGEKARLALCKLALERNNLLMLDEPTNHLDIDSKEVLENALIDYDGTLVFVSHDRYFINRIATSILELSADGSKLYIGDYDYYIEKKQEEAELLALLAEEQEEQLTDEVAPPVKSTYHASKEKAKLERKLSREITSLEEKLEEIESKIEEIETQLTLPEVFGDHEKVQEYNDDLLTLQDQQDVCMHEWEAKNLELEGLE
- a CDS encoding CPBP family intramembrane glutamic endopeptidase — translated: MKRKMTTSTRIIFVYLAAQLLPVPLTFLFPAEKQIAMSLTLAIIFAFLGTITMIVINYKEKWTPEAPIIKASSAPIPKVLLWGVLGFIAAILIQIVASLIEQYLFGVPIESANTENLREMTKAYPLLIFMITVFAPVMEEFVFRKAIFTQLNMSRVGLYGSAVISALLFAFIHFDGHYLLYGSLGLWFSYLYYKTNNIFTPMLAHGLMNAFASLPIYFPELFQ
- a CDS encoding redox-sensing transcriptional repressor Rex: MPANNEIPKATARRLPIYHRYLRYLHDAGKTRISSTELSEAVKVDSATIRRDFSYFGALGKRGYGYDVEYLLEFFSKTLNQDRLTNVALIGVGNLGHALLNYNFHLSNNVRISAAFDVNEDIVGTIVSGVPVYPMGEMIEQLRIQQIDVVILTVPQEVAQKAANNLVEAGIRGIMNFTPIRLSVPENVRVQNVDLTNELQTLIYFLDNNIS
- the rimI gene encoding ribosomal protein S18-alanine N-acetyltransferase encodes the protein MISDNIRVLALTDAEAILTICLDANAGETTWKLSSFERDLENIYNVYLGYEEADTLVGFIGCSLMFETLAINNFAVLSSHKRQGIGEKLLQGLLAYGKEKGVENFILEVRVSNEAAIALYKKYGFIEIDIRKNYYEQPVEDAYIFQLTLGKE
- the tsaD gene encoding tRNA (adenosine(37)-N6)-threonylcarbamoyltransferase complex transferase subunit TsaD, translating into MNETLILAIESSCDETSAAVIKNGSEVLSNIVASQIKSHMRFGGVVPEVASRHHVEQITQIIEAALETAGIEMADVAAVSVTEGPGLVGSLLIGVSAAKALAYAHNKPLIATNHIAGHIYANQLLGPIHFPLLALVVSGGHTELVYMPADGEFEIVGETRDDAAGEAYDKIGRVLGLPYPGGKVLDEMAHKGKDTYNFPRAMINEDNFDFSFSGLKSAVINAIHNARQKGDDLDPENVAASFQAAVVDVLVAKTIRAAKEKGIKQLLLAGGVAANKGLRQALTDAVASELPDVELIIPPLYLCGDNAAMIGAAAYTQYKAQDFASLSLNARPGLMLEK